One Maribacter sp. HTCC2170 genomic window, ATTTCGGAAAGCTGAAGAGAGCCAGTAATTAAAACCATTGTGAGCAGTGATAATCCTATTGACAATTCATAACTTATGGTCTGAACACCACTACGCATAGCCCCGATCAAAGCAAATTTGTTATTACTGCTCCATCCTCCCAGCAGAATTCCAATAACACCTATTGAGGAAATTGCGATGAGGAATAAGATTCCTATATTAATGTCAAATGCTTGAAAGTCTTGGGTAAAAGGGATTACAGCCAATGCCATTAAAGCCGTGATAATCACAAAATAAGGCGCCAGATTGTACAAAAACTTATCTGCCTTTACAGTCCCTGTAAGCTCCTTGGATACTAATTTAAGAGCGTCGGCCATAGTTTGTAACAACCCTTGAAAACCAACTCTATTTGGTCCTATTCTCAATTGAAACCAAGCGGCAACCCTACGCTCTATCAATACCAAAAACAAACCTGCAACAGCAAAAACTGCTAGATAAACCAGTGCAATCAATACCATTTCAACCACGTAGGCGACATTTTCGGACATTACGCTGTAAAGCCAATCATGAATACCTCTTGTTATGCTAAATGCTCTTATCATTGTATTATCTGTCAATATCAGGAATTACAAGGTCCAGTGTCGCCATGGTTGCCACCAAATCACCAATCTTACCGCCAACAGCTATATGGTTCAGCAAGGACAGATTTGAGAATCCGGGTGAGCGGAATTTCAATCGATATGGATTTTTAGTCCCTGTACTTATTATATATACCCCTAGTTCTCCTCTGGCTGTTTCAACTCTTTGGTAAAACTCTCCTTTAGGTAATTTTATGACCGCTTTGGTGTCTACACGAAATTCCCCTTCAGGTATGTTATCTATTAATTGTTCGATGATGGACATAGATTCCCACATTTCCTGAATACGCACTTGATAACGGGCAAAAGTGTCGCCCTCTGTATTAAGCGCTTCGTTGAACGTTACCTTATCCAAAGCACTATACGGGTGATGCTTTCTAACATCGCAAGAATATCCAGAAGCTCTTCCAACAGGACCAGATGCACCAAATGAGATGGCATCTTCTTTGGTCAATATCCCCACTCCCTTGGTTCTTTTATGAAAAATGACATTCCCGGTCAACAATCTATCGTATTCAGGAAGTTTGGTCTTAAAATGAGCAATAAAATCCTTGACCCTTTTAATAAAATTAGGATGAATATCGAACATTAATCCACCTGGAACGTTATAATTCATTGTCAAACGTGCTCCACAGGTTTCCTCAAAAATATCGTTAATCATTTCTCGGTCCCTAAAGCCATAAAAATATGTGGTCAGTGCACCAACATCCATTCCCATAACTCCCCACCATAAACAATGGGAAGAAATTCGTGTCAATTCCCCTATAATGGTACGTATAACTTTAACACGATCTGGGACTTCAAGTTCGAGGGCGTTTTCCACAGCTAAGCAGACCGCTTCATTATTTATGTTTGAGGATAGATAATCCATTCGATCCGTAAGATGAACTATTTGTTGATAGCTATCCCGTTCGCACATTTTTTCGATGGATCTATGTATATACCCTAAATCTGGCTCAACTTTTTTGATTATCTCACCATCAATGGTCAATAAAAGACGTAGAACACCATGTGTGGCAGGGTGCTGAGGTCCCATATTGATGAAATATTCCTCAGATTTAAAGTTGTTCGCTACAGTAGTTGTTTCCATGGTCAGTTATTTGATAACCATATTTATTTCGTCTTCATAATCCTTTCTCAATGGGAATCCGTCCCATTCATCGGTCAAGAATAGTCTTTTCAAATTAGGATGATTATTGAATTTTATGCCAAAAAAGTCATATACCTCGCGTTCGTGAAACTCAGCAGTCATCCATATATCACAAACAGAATCTAGAGTAGGGTTCTCCCTATCAGATGTTTTTACTTTTATCACTATGCTATGCCTGTGAGTGGTCGACTCCAAATGATATACGACCCCCAAATCAGTTCCCCAGTCTACGCCTGATAAGCAAAACAGATAATCAAAATGGGTATTTTGATCAATCTTCAATTGAGTCATCAAGTAATAAAACTGTTCGGGTTGAACTGTAATGTTCAAGAATTGGGAACCTTCTACACTGAATTCTAAAAGACTGGGATTAACTACTTTTACAGGTGTTGTTTTTTCTTCTGAATTCTCATCTGCGTCAGAAGCTTCCACTTGATTGGATTCCTTTTCAACATCTGGATTTGGATACCAGCTACTTATTAGTTCTTGTAATTCTTGGTTGGTCATAATTTCTTCGTCTAAATCATCATAGTCCTTCATCAAACCCTTCAATAGGATTCTTTTTATTTTTCATGCTCTCGGTGCGTATCTTGTC contains:
- the nuoH gene encoding NADH-quinone oxidoreductase subunit NuoH; this translates as MIRAFSITRGIHDWLYSVMSENVAYVVEMVLIALVYLAVFAVAGLFLVLIERRVAAWFQLRIGPNRVGFQGLLQTMADALKLVSKELTGTVKADKFLYNLAPYFVIITALMALAVIPFTQDFQAFDINIGILFLIAISSIGVIGILLGGWSSNNKFALIGAMRSGVQTISYELSIGLSLLTMVLITGSLQLSEIVEVQKSGWLIVQGHIPAIIAFMIYMIAGTAETNRAPFDMAEAESELGAGFHTEYSGMKFAYFFLAEFINMFIIAAIATTVFFGAWLSPFGITESIPILGVFWFLAKTMFLVFLMMWFRWTFPRLRVDQLLTLEWKYLLPLNLMNLVIMALIVWQNLIIRF
- a CDS encoding NADH-quinone oxidoreductase subunit D produces the protein METTTVANNFKSEEYFINMGPQHPATHGVLRLLLTIDGEIIKKVEPDLGYIHRSIEKMCERDSYQQIVHLTDRMDYLSSNINNEAVCLAVENALELEVPDRVKVIRTIIGELTRISSHCLWWGVMGMDVGALTTYFYGFRDREMINDIFEETCGARLTMNYNVPGGLMFDIHPNFIKRVKDFIAHFKTKLPEYDRLLTGNVIFHKRTKGVGILTKEDAISFGASGPVGRASGYSCDVRKHHPYSALDKVTFNEALNTEGDTFARYQVRIQEMWESMSIIEQLIDNIPEGEFRVDTKAVIKLPKGEFYQRVETARGELGVYIISTGTKNPYRLKFRSPGFSNLSLLNHIAVGGKIGDLVATMATLDLVIPDIDR
- a CDS encoding NADH-quinone oxidoreductase subunit C gives rise to the protein MKGLMKDYDDLDEEIMTNQELQELISSWYPNPDVEKESNQVEASDADENSEEKTTPVKVVNPSLLEFSVEGSQFLNITVQPEQFYYLMTQLKIDQNTHFDYLFCLSGVDWGTDLGVVYHLESTTHRHSIVIKVKTSDRENPTLDSVCDIWMTAEFHEREVYDFFGIKFNNHPNLKRLFLTDEWDGFPLRKDYEDEINMVIK